A stretch of Myxococcus hansupus DNA encodes these proteins:
- a CDS encoding GGDEF domain-containing response regulator: protein MVRYALIAEPDPQRAAGLLSLVVEEGLEGVVARDGAEAEETMRQRGAPLLLVTDLALPRVDGFALLTWLREQKDAADTQVVVVTAFDELRVRAWQLKDTLGIHALLSRRASAELMRDTLRRVLGGQLASQPLLEEPTAEQERQRLASIAAMRLVDDGPPEAELQQLVTEVAQAFGVPVALLTLVLGERQWFKAHVGLPPSLAKDRGTPRDWAFCHHVVQGREPLVVPDARRHPYFRDNPLVRDGIVGSYAGAPLQTSTGEVLGSLCVIDTRPLVLGAEDLAALRELAHRVAEDLEQRGRAKLAAAKAQAEPGLSEATALSLLREAVQALDVPALLVAPGRRPHASNAALTELLGLPATPFPGMTFEAFCQHVAGLTADPAGTLRQLDLAAESSRGLRLSLALERPQPRRLRWVARPFPIPGGVAQMLTLSDLGNARTSREERERQVRVDALTGLDTRREGEERVLREIGRCRRSGVPFSVLLADLAGLSRINAAQGFDAGDAALRDGARILEALGAPSGFAVRWEGGAFLLALPGVDAAQAETLRQRLHDTAGSPPLVTAAVTVEGEEDPQGTLARAQAALVRAKTEQRPPHLT, encoded by the coding sequence ATGGTCCGCTACGCCCTCATCGCCGAGCCCGATCCCCAGCGAGCCGCAGGTCTGTTGTCCCTCGTCGTCGAGGAAGGGCTCGAGGGCGTCGTCGCCCGGGATGGCGCCGAGGCCGAGGAGACGATGCGCCAGCGCGGCGCGCCCCTGCTGCTCGTCACGGACCTGGCGCTGCCCCGCGTGGATGGCTTCGCGCTGCTGACGTGGCTCCGCGAACAGAAGGACGCCGCGGACACGCAGGTGGTGGTGGTGACGGCCTTCGACGAGCTGCGCGTGCGTGCGTGGCAGCTCAAGGACACGCTGGGCATTCACGCGCTGCTCAGCCGCCGGGCCTCGGCGGAGTTGATGCGGGACACGCTGCGGCGGGTCCTCGGCGGACAGCTCGCGTCCCAGCCGCTCCTGGAAGAGCCCACCGCCGAACAGGAACGGCAGCGGCTGGCGAGCATCGCCGCCATGCGGCTGGTGGACGACGGGCCGCCCGAGGCCGAGCTCCAGCAGCTCGTCACGGAGGTGGCGCAGGCGTTCGGCGTCCCCGTGGCCCTGCTGACGCTGGTGCTGGGCGAGCGGCAGTGGTTCAAGGCCCACGTGGGCCTGCCGCCTTCGCTCGCGAAGGACCGGGGCACACCGCGCGACTGGGCCTTCTGCCACCACGTGGTGCAGGGCCGCGAGCCCCTGGTGGTGCCCGATGCCCGGCGCCACCCCTACTTCCGGGACAACCCGCTGGTCCGCGACGGCATCGTGGGGAGCTACGCGGGCGCGCCCCTCCAGACCTCCACGGGCGAGGTGCTGGGCTCGCTGTGCGTCATCGACACGCGTCCGCTCGTGCTCGGCGCGGAGGACCTGGCCGCCCTGCGGGAGCTCGCCCACCGCGTGGCCGAGGACCTGGAGCAACGGGGCCGGGCGAAGCTGGCCGCCGCGAAGGCCCAGGCCGAGCCCGGCCTCTCCGAAGCCACGGCCCTGTCGCTGCTGCGCGAAGCGGTGCAGGCCCTGGACGTGCCCGCCCTGCTGGTGGCGCCCGGACGGAGGCCCCACGCGAGCAACGCCGCGTTGACGGAGCTGCTGGGACTTCCCGCCACGCCGTTCCCGGGCATGACGTTCGAGGCCTTCTGCCAACACGTGGCGGGCCTCACCGCCGACCCGGCGGGCACGCTGCGGCAGCTCGACCTGGCCGCGGAGTCCTCCCGGGGTCTCCGTTTGTCACTCGCGCTGGAGCGGCCCCAGCCCCGGCGGCTGCGCTGGGTGGCCAGGCCCTTCCCCATCCCCGGCGGCGTGGCGCAGATGCTGACGCTCTCCGACCTGGGCAACGCCCGCACCTCGCGCGAGGAGCGAGAGCGCCAGGTCCGGGTGGACGCGCTGACGGGCCTGGACACGCGGCGCGAGGGCGAGGAGCGCGTGCTGCGTGAGATTGGCCGATGCCGCCGCAGCGGTGTGCCCTTCAGCGTGCTGCTGGCCGACCTCGCCGGACTGAGCCGCATCAACGCGGCGCAGGGCTTCGACGCGGGTGACGCCGCGCTGCGCGACGGCGCGCGCATCCTGGAGGCCTTGGGGGCACCCTCGGGCTTCGCGGTGCGGTGGGAAGGCGGCGCATTCCTGCTGGCGCTCCCCGGCGTGGATGCCGCGCAGGCGGAGACGCTTCGTCAACGGCTCCACGACACCGCCGGAAGCCCCCCACTGGTGACGGCCGCCGTCACGGTCGAGGGTGAGGAAGATCCCCAGGGCACCCTGGCCCGCGCGCAAGCGGCGCTCGTCCGCGCGAAGACGGAGCAGCGGCCGCCGCACCTGACCTGA
- a CDS encoding CHASE2 domain-containing protein, whose protein sequence is MDSHPAEPSRRDPRRLPSPALSRWQGACVGIALAVVTAVQGGAPGFLERSLYDQAVSRLLPAVPPSEDLVLVEVDDRALASLGERWPLSRATWASVFHALAAQRPAAVAVDVVFDQPGPRDALELGEDILTALQRSGLMEQPAGAALAEDLEARLRTRDGDARLAEALSEGHGIILGAAALTHDVPVMQPLEDGALGTPLALPAQALRLQAQEVAGSIAPLRMAARGSGTLNMLVDGDGVIRRYPYAVGVKGQSWPSLALATALHLSPERAEPLRAFAAVDHGAPLMRLPAPNWLPRLSLADVLHSDPRSVGLDLALRDKTVFVGVTATGLHGQSTLPGQVAVPGVEIHAFALDNLRSGRLMRSSGWVALLGVLETAAVLLGFVLLCRRARTLGAVLRSALALTAVHTALVAWLAADPGWLIPLVPAWVGLAWVLLVDAASRAEELGRQRGALRRLFIRYPQASVEPAPASREAPPARTDAMRQD, encoded by the coding sequence ATGGACTCCCACCCCGCCGAGCCCAGCCGACGCGACCCCCGCCGTCTGCCCTCACCCGCCTTGTCGCGGTGGCAGGGCGCGTGCGTGGGCATCGCGCTGGCGGTGGTGACGGCGGTCCAGGGCGGCGCGCCGGGCTTCCTCGAGCGCTCACTCTACGACCAGGCGGTGAGTCGGCTGCTCCCCGCCGTGCCTCCCAGCGAGGACCTGGTGCTGGTGGAGGTGGATGACCGCGCGCTCGCGTCCCTGGGCGAGCGGTGGCCGCTGTCTCGCGCGACGTGGGCCAGCGTGTTCCATGCACTCGCCGCGCAGCGTCCGGCCGCCGTGGCGGTGGACGTCGTCTTCGACCAGCCCGGTCCGCGCGACGCGCTGGAGCTGGGCGAGGACATCCTGACGGCGCTCCAACGTTCGGGGTTGATGGAGCAACCCGCGGGCGCGGCGCTGGCGGAGGACCTGGAGGCGCGGCTGCGGACCCGGGACGGCGACGCCCGGCTCGCGGAGGCCCTCTCGGAGGGACACGGAATCATCCTGGGCGCCGCCGCCCTCACCCACGATGTCCCGGTGATGCAGCCGCTGGAGGATGGCGCGCTCGGCACGCCCCTGGCCCTGCCAGCCCAGGCGCTGCGGCTCCAGGCGCAGGAGGTGGCGGGCAGCATCGCTCCGCTGCGAATGGCGGCGCGGGGCAGCGGCACGCTGAACATGCTCGTGGACGGCGACGGCGTCATCCGCCGCTATCCCTACGCGGTGGGCGTGAAGGGCCAGTCCTGGCCTTCCCTGGCGCTGGCCACCGCGCTGCACCTGTCGCCCGAACGGGCCGAGCCCCTGCGCGCGTTCGCCGCCGTGGACCACGGCGCGCCGTTGATGCGCCTCCCCGCCCCCAACTGGCTGCCCCGGCTGAGCCTGGCGGACGTGCTGCACTCGGACCCTCGCTCGGTGGGACTGGACCTGGCGCTGCGGGACAAGACGGTCTTCGTGGGCGTCACCGCGACGGGGCTGCACGGACAAAGCACGCTCCCCGGTCAGGTGGCGGTGCCCGGCGTGGAGATTCACGCCTTCGCCTTGGACAACCTGCGCTCGGGGCGGCTGATGCGCTCGTCGGGCTGGGTCGCGCTGCTGGGCGTGCTGGAGACCGCGGCGGTGCTCCTCGGCTTCGTGCTGCTCTGCCGGCGGGCGCGCACGCTGGGCGCCGTGCTCCGGAGCGCGCTGGCCCTGACGGCGGTGCACACCGCGCTGGTGGCGTGGCTGGCGGCGGACCCGGGCTGGCTCATCCCGCTGGTCCCCGCCTGGGTGGGGCTGGCGTGGGTACTGCTGGTGGACGCGGCCTCGCGCGCCGAGGAGCTGGGGCGGCAGCGCGGGGCCCTGCGCCGGCTCTTCATCCGCTACCCCCAGGCCTCGGTGGAGCCCGCCCCCGCGTCGCGAGAGGCCCCTCCCGCTCGCACCGACGCGATGCGCCAGGACTAG
- a CDS encoding FecR family protein, which yields MRTAPWMMAVLLAGAPALAAPAPAPCGGLRFESGRMVFGRTLAPQGPETEACLKHVAEAVLARPAIRSVTVAAKLPDADRLDGRGLATAKRAAEVLVAAGVPRTRVSAVAPASVEGEPSQLQLAYVERPAQPAVARVRAASGAVDAGATEAQLSPRAAGDSLYPGELLRTGANAQAELALADGSVVRVVPDSLIKVGTIELTANLQRKVQLDLLRGTVETDAAPGGMGSIFEVRTRGAVAGVRGTRFRVSTQDDGTSRLETLEGKVALNAAQAEVEVAGGQGSRAKLGSPPEPPRPLLAAPTLVGPRGGSFQAVPKVTWRPLEGASTYRVQLARTADFITDVQTYDTSGAELAVPGPRQGKWFWRVVAVDADGFVGFPSKIYTFDVQP from the coding sequence ATGCGGACAGCCCCTTGGATGATGGCGGTGCTCCTGGCGGGTGCACCCGCGCTCGCCGCACCGGCACCCGCGCCGTGTGGCGGGCTGCGCTTCGAAAGTGGACGGATGGTGTTTGGCCGGACGCTGGCCCCACAGGGCCCGGAGACGGAGGCGTGCCTCAAACATGTCGCGGAGGCCGTGCTGGCGCGTCCCGCCATCCGCTCGGTGACGGTGGCGGCGAAGCTCCCCGACGCGGACCGGCTGGACGGCCGGGGACTGGCCACGGCGAAGCGCGCGGCGGAGGTCCTGGTGGCCGCGGGCGTGCCACGCACCCGCGTGTCGGCCGTGGCCCCCGCCTCGGTGGAGGGTGAGCCGTCACAGCTCCAGCTCGCGTACGTGGAACGCCCGGCGCAGCCCGCGGTGGCCCGGGTGCGCGCGGCCAGCGGCGCGGTCGACGCGGGCGCCACGGAGGCGCAGCTCAGCCCCAGGGCGGCGGGCGACTCGCTCTATCCCGGGGAGCTGCTGCGCACCGGCGCGAACGCCCAGGCCGAGCTGGCCCTGGCGGACGGCAGCGTGGTGCGCGTGGTGCCGGACAGCCTCATCAAGGTCGGCACCATCGAGCTGACGGCCAACCTCCAGCGCAAGGTGCAGTTGGACCTGCTGCGGGGCACCGTCGAGACGGACGCGGCGCCCGGTGGCATGGGCTCCATCTTCGAGGTCCGCACCCGCGGCGCGGTGGCAGGCGTGCGAGGGACGCGCTTCCGCGTGTCCACCCAGGACGACGGCACCAGCCGACTGGAGACGCTCGAAGGCAAGGTGGCGTTGAACGCGGCGCAAGCGGAGGTCGAAGTCGCGGGCGGCCAGGGCTCCCGCGCGAAGCTGGGCTCACCGCCCGAGCCTCCGCGTCCGCTGCTCGCGGCGCCCACGCTGGTGGGGCCTCGCGGCGGTTCGTTCCAGGCCGTGCCGAAGGTCACCTGGCGGCCGCTCGAAGGCGCGTCGACGTACCGGGTCCAACTGGCGCGCACGGCGGACTTCATCACGGACGTGCAGACGTATGACACGTCTGGCGCCGAGCTGGCGGTCCCCGGACCTCGTCAGGGCAAGTGGTTCTGGCGGGTGGTGGCCGTGGACGCCGATGGCTTCGTGGGTTTCCCCTCGAAGATCTACACCTTCGACGTCCAGCCCTGA